A window from Nitrospira sp. ND1 encodes these proteins:
- the hemE gene encoding uroporphyrinogen decarboxylase → MNDRFLKACRREPVDCTPVWFMRQAGRYMVEYRRLREKHSILELCKTPELAAQVTLQPIDRFALDAAIIFADILLPLEPMGLSLEFAEGEGPIIHNPVRDRAAVDRLKVIDDTELQYVMDAISLTRKMLAGRVPLIGFAGAPFTLASYAIEGGSSRNYIHTKQMMYREPETWHRLMDKFARVITGYLRRQIKAGAQAVQLFDSWVGCLSAGDYAEYVMPHVQLIFEGLKHEGVPLIHFGTGTTAILKAMRQAGGDVIGIDWRIPIDEAWAMVGYDRAVQGNLDPVTLFGPISEIERRVTDILRRAAGRPGHIFNLGHGILPNTPVENVAATIDLVHKLSTR, encoded by the coding sequence ATGAATGATCGATTTTTGAAAGCGTGCCGGCGCGAACCGGTTGATTGCACGCCGGTCTGGTTCATGCGCCAGGCGGGCCGTTACATGGTCGAATATCGCCGGTTACGGGAAAAGCATTCCATTCTCGAGCTGTGCAAGACGCCGGAATTGGCGGCCCAGGTCACGTTGCAGCCGATCGACCGGTTTGCGCTGGACGCCGCGATTATTTTTGCCGATATTCTGCTTCCGCTCGAGCCGATGGGGCTCAGCTTGGAGTTCGCGGAGGGCGAGGGGCCGATCATTCACAATCCTGTGCGGGATCGGGCTGCGGTAGACCGGCTCAAGGTCATCGATGACACCGAACTACAGTACGTGATGGATGCCATCAGTCTGACCCGCAAGATGCTGGCGGGCCGCGTGCCCCTGATCGGCTTTGCCGGGGCGCCCTTTACGCTGGCCAGTTACGCGATTGAGGGCGGAAGTTCCAGAAACTATATCCATACGAAGCAGATGATGTATCGCGAGCCGGAAACCTGGCATCGCTTGATGGATAAATTCGCGCGCGTGATTACCGGCTATCTTCGTCGTCAGATCAAGGCCGGTGCTCAGGCTGTGCAACTGTTCGATAGCTGGGTTGGGTGTCTGTCGGCCGGAGACTATGCCGAATACGTCATGCCGCATGTGCAGCTGATTTTTGAGGGACTCAAGCACGAAGGCGTCCCGCTGATCCATTTCGGCACCGGCACCACGGCCATTCTCAAGGCCATGCGCCAGGCAGGTGGCGACGTGATCGGTATCGATTGGCGCATCCCGATCGACGAGGCCTGGGCCATGGTGGGCTACGATCGTGCCGTGCAGGGGAACCTCGATCCGGTGACGTTGTTCGGGCCGATCTCCGAGATCGAGCGGCGCGTGACAGACATTCTCCGCCGGGCCGCAGGGCGTCCGGGTCACATTTTCAATCTGGGCCATGGGATTCTTCCGAATACTCCCGTGGAGAATGTCGCCGCCACGATCGATCTGGTGCATAAACTGAGTACGCGGTGA
- the mazG gene encoding nucleoside triphosphate pyrophosphohydrolase, with the protein MSARFDNVVAIMARLRAPGGCPWDRKQTHESLKPYLIEETYEALDTIDRQDFAKLKEELGDVLLQVLFHSQIGTEAGTFTIDDVLEQLSDKLVRRHPHVFGDGATSQSSLNSDQVVHRWEDIKRAERKNAGKPDSVLHDIPQALPALLRAYQTQVRAARVGFDWPDSPQGLAAVLAKVEEEIGELKHALTDAATRRSVAEPKPDPTPEMAAEMGDLLFSLVNVARHIKVNPEESLRLATNRFTARFQFIEREAARSGRSVNDLSTVEMDHYWEAAKLVESTAPAGTVSPLGPSTEPTRTHP; encoded by the coding sequence ATGTCAGCACGTTTCGATAACGTCGTGGCCATCATGGCCCGGCTTCGGGCACCGGGCGGATGCCCCTGGGATCGCAAGCAGACCCACGAATCCCTCAAGCCCTATTTGATCGAAGAAACCTATGAAGCCCTCGATACGATCGACCGGCAGGATTTCGCCAAGCTAAAGGAAGAATTGGGCGACGTGCTTCTGCAGGTGTTGTTTCACAGCCAGATCGGCACTGAAGCAGGCACGTTCACCATCGACGACGTCTTGGAACAGTTGAGCGACAAGCTCGTACGCCGCCATCCTCACGTGTTCGGTGACGGGGCGACCAGCCAGTCCTCACTTAATTCCGACCAGGTCGTCCATCGGTGGGAGGATATCAAACGGGCCGAACGCAAGAACGCCGGCAAACCGGATTCGGTCCTGCATGACATTCCCCAGGCCCTTCCGGCCCTGCTCCGCGCCTATCAGACGCAGGTCCGCGCGGCGCGGGTTGGGTTCGACTGGCCGGACAGCCCGCAGGGCCTGGCGGCCGTGCTGGCTAAAGTCGAGGAAGAAATCGGGGAACTCAAGCACGCTCTCACCGACGCGGCTACGCGTCGCTCCGTGGCCGAACCCAAGCCGGATCCGACCCCGGAAATGGCCGCGGAGATGGGCGACCTGCTGTTTTCCCTGGTCAACGTCGCCCGGCACATCAAGGTGAATCCGGAAGAGTCGCTCCGTCTTGCCACGAACCGATTCACTGCACGATTCCAATTCATTGAGCGCGAGGCGGCTCGAAGCGGACGGAGCGTCAACGACCTCTCCACGGTGGAAATGGATCACTACTGGGAAGCCGCGAAGCTGGTGGAATCGACAGCACCCGCGGGCACCGTCTCTCCCCTCGGCCCTTCGACGGAGCCGACCAGGACTCATCCATGA
- a CDS encoding DUF1844 domain-containing protein — protein sequence MGDDKDQGFVIRDRRGRGEDAPPPAQAATPPAAEPSAAAPHHDHDADSHTHSGHLPVNFSSFVISMGSSALMLMGEQLDPQQPSMPLNLPQAKEIIDLLSMLEEKTKGNLTPDEQVVMKDMLYALRMKFVSLTSGKSTLHTP from the coding sequence ATGGGTGATGACAAGGACCAAGGATTCGTCATCCGCGATCGTCGAGGACGGGGTGAAGATGCCCCCCCACCGGCCCAGGCGGCGACGCCTCCCGCAGCAGAGCCCTCTGCCGCCGCGCCTCACCACGACCATGATGCCGATTCGCATACGCACTCAGGGCATTTGCCGGTCAACTTTTCCTCCTTTGTGATCTCCATGGGGAGTTCAGCTCTGATGCTGATGGGGGAGCAACTCGATCCTCAGCAGCCATCCATGCCACTGAACCTTCCTCAAGCCAAAGAAATCATCGATCTACTCTCCATGCTGGAAGAAAAAACGAAGGGCAACCTCACCCCGGACGAGCAAGTCGTGATGAAGGACATGCTCTACGCCTTGAGGATGAAATTCGTCAGTTTGACCTCCGGGAAATCGACGCTTCATACCCCGTAA
- the hemG gene encoding protoporphyrinogen oxidase: MARTPRSVVIIGGGISGLSTAFALQEQAAAADMPLTCTILDAAPVWGGKILTHRVGQLVMEAGPDSFLSQKPWGMELCRRLGLADQLINTNPVEKKASVLRGGRLHELPEGLVTFTPTQLGPFFRSGLLSWVDLARMGCDVLIPPRRSTDDESLASFFRRRFGPHACERVMEPLMAGIYAGDAEQMSLRATFPRFYELEQAHGSVIRGMMAARRARAQKAPGGGPRHTMFVTLKNGLADLVAGLTAQIQQAGGGLKAGVQAEALRVRSHQAGRWMYDVICTDGTALSAEALVLATPAYVSAELVRPLTPMAAGLMDMIPYASTATISLIYPAEAVGNRLQGFGFVVPRIEGRDLIAATWTSLKWPHRAPPEDVSVRCYLGGVGREAILQRDDEALVQCVREELASIVGLLATPHYVEVNRWNRAMPQYTLGHLDRLAQLEAALSRFGGLAVTGAGYRGVGLPDCIRDGAETAAKLLRYLQAAPV; the protein is encoded by the coding sequence GTGGCGCGCACTCCACGGTCAGTTGTCATTATCGGCGGAGGTATCTCAGGCCTCTCCACGGCGTTTGCTCTCCAGGAGCAGGCGGCCGCGGCTGATATGCCCCTCACCTGCACCATCCTCGATGCGGCGCCGGTCTGGGGCGGAAAAATTCTCACGCATCGGGTCGGGCAGTTGGTCATGGAAGCGGGGCCCGACTCGTTCCTCTCGCAAAAGCCCTGGGGCATGGAGCTGTGTCGACGTCTTGGGCTAGCCGATCAACTCATCAACACCAACCCGGTTGAGAAGAAAGCGAGTGTCTTAAGAGGCGGGCGGTTGCACGAGTTGCCGGAAGGGCTCGTGACATTCACGCCGACTCAGCTGGGGCCGTTTTTTCGCAGCGGGTTGTTATCCTGGGTCGATCTTGCCCGTATGGGCTGCGATGTGCTGATTCCGCCGCGTCGGTCCACCGACGACGAATCGCTGGCGTCGTTTTTTCGTCGCCGGTTCGGACCGCATGCCTGCGAACGGGTCATGGAGCCGCTGATGGCCGGTATCTATGCGGGCGATGCGGAGCAGATGAGTCTTCGGGCGACGTTTCCGCGTTTCTACGAGTTGGAGCAGGCGCACGGCAGTGTGATTCGCGGCATGATGGCGGCCCGCCGTGCACGGGCGCAAAAAGCTCCCGGCGGAGGCCCCCGACACACGATGTTTGTGACGCTGAAAAACGGCCTGGCCGATTTGGTGGCTGGGCTGACGGCGCAGATCCAGCAGGCCGGCGGGGGGCTGAAAGCCGGCGTTCAAGCGGAGGCGTTGCGGGTGCGTTCGCACCAGGCCGGTCGCTGGATGTACGATGTGATTTGCACCGACGGGACGGCGCTTTCGGCCGAAGCGCTGGTCTTGGCGACACCGGCCTATGTCAGCGCTGAACTCGTTCGGCCGTTAACGCCGATGGCGGCCGGCTTGATGGACATGATTCCCTATGCCTCGACAGCCACGATCTCTCTCATCTATCCTGCCGAAGCAGTGGGGAACCGGCTCCAAGGCTTCGGCTTCGTGGTTCCACGAATCGAGGGCCGTGATCTGATTGCCGCGACCTGGACCTCCCTCAAGTGGCCCCATCGAGCACCGCCGGAGGATGTGTCGGTGCGATGTTATCTCGGCGGGGTCGGGCGAGAAGCCATCTTGCAGCGGGACGATGAGGCCTTGGTCCAGTGTGTGCGCGAGGAATTGGCCTCCATTGTGGGGCTGCTGGCGACACCGCACTATGTCGAGGTGAATCGGTGGAATCGGGCCATGCCTCAATATACCCTCGGACACCTCGATCGGCTCGCGCAGCTGGAGGCGGCGCTCTCGCGATTCGGTGGCCTGGCTGTCACCGGCGCAGGCTATCGCGGTGTGGGCCTTCCCGATTGTATTCGAGACGGCGCTGAGACGGCGGCGAAGCTGCTCCGGTATTTACAGGCGGCGCCGGTCTAA
- the hemH gene encoding ferrochelatase yields MSVTPQPVAVLLMAMGGPDCLENVEPYLQDVRGGRPTSPELVEEIRERYRVTGGKSPVLDIAREVARALEQRLNRSGDARYRCYVGLRHWHPFIKETYAELLDALPERIIGLCMAPQYSSLSIGAYMKKVEEARAELASETPISFVTSWHRHPLLIAAIVENIRRTLERFPAEVRAQVPVLFTAHSLPERVVAMKDPYPEEVQGTAQAVCVQLGTQPTRFAYQSQGRSGEKWLGPSVEETLGELAQEGHRHVLVAPIGFICDHVETLFDIDIELKQLALTKGLQLERIPMLNASAPLIDILMSVVEAHESSLVH; encoded by the coding sequence ATGTCTGTGACGCCACAACCGGTTGCCGTCTTGCTGATGGCTATGGGCGGCCCCGATTGTCTGGAGAATGTGGAGCCGTATCTTCAGGACGTTCGAGGCGGACGGCCGACTTCTCCTGAACTGGTTGAGGAAATCCGCGAGCGCTATCGTGTGACCGGCGGGAAATCTCCGGTGCTCGATATCGCGCGCGAAGTGGCGCGGGCATTGGAACAGCGGCTGAATCGGTCGGGCGACGCGCGGTACCGCTGTTATGTGGGGTTGCGGCACTGGCATCCGTTTATCAAGGAAACTTACGCGGAATTGCTCGACGCCTTACCGGAACGCATCATCGGGTTGTGCATGGCCCCGCAGTATTCTTCGCTCAGCATCGGCGCCTACATGAAAAAGGTCGAGGAGGCGCGGGCTGAACTCGCCAGTGAGACTCCGATCAGCTTCGTGACGAGTTGGCATCGCCATCCACTGCTGATCGCCGCCATCGTCGAGAATATTCGTCGGACGTTGGAGCGATTCCCGGCCGAGGTGCGTGCACAGGTGCCGGTCTTGTTTACCGCCCACAGTTTGCCCGAGCGCGTGGTGGCCATGAAGGATCCGTATCCTGAGGAAGTACAGGGAACCGCCCAGGCGGTCTGCGTGCAACTCGGGACTCAGCCGACGCGTTTTGCCTATCAAAGCCAGGGACGCTCCGGGGAGAAGTGGCTCGGTCCATCGGTTGAAGAGACGTTGGGTGAATTGGCGCAGGAAGGTCATCGTCATGTCCTGGTGGCGCCGATCGGCTTCATCTGCGACCATGTGGAAACTCTGTTCGATATCGATATTGAGCTCAAGCAGCTGGCTCTGACGAAGGGGCTCCAGCTGGAACGTATTCCCATGTTGAACGCCTCGGCTCCATTGATCGACATTCTGATGTCGGTGGTGGAGGCACACGAGTCCTCGCTCGTTCATTAG
- a CDS encoding ATP-binding protein, with the protein MPESTDMTKLIPPGGLREKKPSTPASIESERRKRHVRPVWIVLVLLLPCLALTFYYAQMAVPVGEESDSFLPSTGYAFVLLLVNLDLIGFVVLTLLLSRNLIKAYFERRHRLVGSGFRAKLVAAFIGFSLIPTVLLALVASGLVNKAVDVWFNDQIEHVMKDSYEVARMHHAGHVSLAINSARAISHEIFREELLLPEQRDLLVAAIARKRAEYATAGIEVFSSKMETLTKSLDPEVPVAVLDLPIGQLVLQVINGKQELTSVQEAQTGRLVRAGVPIASSIRRGEIDGVVVVDAYVPESLLGKMESIGRQYTEYKQMKAMKNPIKAGAYLLVAVITVMILFSATWFGFYVARGITVPIQRLAEATEAIAQGDLSVRIEAKATDEIGTLVESFNRMTADLQSSKTKVEEANVSLRQSNLELDRRRAYIETVVDTIAAGLLSIDRQGIITTFNPSAERMLGLWADRFRGRSANEVFKEYKLDLFQSVYDRMLVDQRDNIALEGQLDLQGRFLTIGVHCSRMKDESNKDLGFVLIFEDLSELIKAQKAAAWREVAQRIAHEIKNPLTPIQLSAQRLRKKFQDKAPDFDRICDESTQVIINEVGSLKQMLDEFSKFARMPAPHMTMNSLDDVVKEVVALYDSAHREVECVVTLDADLPPFNFDREQVKRVLVNLCDNGIHAMNHKGHLWITTRYDTKQRRAVVTVADEGTGIAPEDQEKLFVPYFSRKKTGTGLGLAIVRRIVTDHDGQIHAGNHQPKGALFTFELPV; encoded by the coding sequence ATGCCTGAATCGACGGATATGACGAAGCTCATCCCCCCGGGGGGGCTGCGCGAGAAAAAGCCGTCGACGCCTGCTTCCATCGAGAGCGAGCGGCGGAAGCGTCATGTCCGGCCAGTGTGGATCGTGCTGGTCCTGCTCCTGCCCTGCCTCGCCCTCACTTTTTACTACGCTCAAATGGCGGTGCCGGTCGGGGAGGAGTCGGACTCCTTTCTTCCCAGCACCGGGTATGCCTTCGTGCTGCTGCTGGTCAATCTCGATTTGATCGGCTTTGTCGTCCTTACGCTACTCCTCTCGCGCAATCTCATCAAAGCCTATTTCGAACGGCGACATCGGCTCGTTGGGTCGGGGTTCCGCGCGAAGTTGGTCGCCGCCTTTATCGGCTTTTCCCTGATTCCCACCGTGCTCCTGGCCCTGGTGGCCAGCGGCCTGGTCAACAAGGCGGTCGATGTCTGGTTCAACGACCAGATCGAGCACGTGATGAAGGATTCTTACGAGGTCGCGCGCATGCACCATGCCGGTCATGTGTCCCTGGCGATCAACAGTGCACGCGCCATCAGCCACGAGATTTTTCGCGAGGAGTTGCTCTTGCCCGAGCAGCGGGATTTGCTGGTTGCGGCGATCGCCCGGAAACGCGCGGAATATGCCACGGCCGGGATCGAGGTGTTTTCCTCGAAGATGGAAACGTTGACCAAGTCGCTGGATCCAGAGGTGCCGGTGGCGGTGCTCGATCTGCCGATCGGCCAACTGGTGCTACAGGTGATCAACGGCAAGCAGGAACTCACGTCCGTCCAGGAAGCACAGACGGGACGGCTCGTGAGGGCCGGTGTACCGATCGCCTCCAGCATCCGCCGTGGAGAAATCGACGGGGTGGTGGTGGTCGATGCCTATGTGCCGGAATCGTTGCTCGGCAAGATGGAGAGCATCGGGCGTCAATATACCGAATACAAACAGATGAAGGCGATGAAGAATCCCATCAAAGCGGGAGCGTATCTGCTGGTGGCGGTCATCACGGTCATGATTCTGTTCAGTGCGACCTGGTTCGGGTTTTATGTGGCGCGCGGCATTACCGTGCCGATTCAACGGTTGGCCGAGGCGACGGAGGCGATCGCTCAAGGGGATCTGTCCGTGCGCATCGAAGCCAAGGCGACGGATGAGATCGGCACCCTGGTCGAATCCTTCAATCGCATGACCGCCGATCTGCAGAGCAGCAAAACGAAAGTGGAGGAAGCGAACGTCTCGCTTCGGCAATCCAACCTCGAGCTGGATCGTCGGCGCGCTTACATTGAAACAGTGGTGGATACGATCGCCGCGGGACTGCTCTCCATCGACCGGCAGGGGATCATTACCACCTTCAATCCCTCTGCGGAGCGTATGCTGGGATTGTGGGCCGATCGGTTTCGGGGCCGGTCTGCCAACGAGGTGTTCAAGGAGTACAAGCTGGATTTGTTTCAGTCCGTCTACGATCGGATGCTGGTCGATCAGCGAGACAATATTGCGCTCGAAGGACAACTGGATTTGCAGGGTCGGTTTCTGACCATCGGCGTGCATTGCTCCCGCATGAAGGATGAGTCGAACAAGGACCTCGGGTTCGTGCTGATTTTCGAAGACCTCTCGGAATTGATCAAGGCGCAGAAGGCGGCGGCCTGGCGGGAGGTCGCGCAGCGGATCGCTCATGAGATCAAAAATCCGCTGACGCCCATTCAGCTCTCGGCGCAACGGCTGCGAAAAAAGTTTCAGGATAAGGCTCCGGATTTCGACCGGATTTGCGACGAGTCCACGCAAGTGATCATTAATGAGGTCGGCAGCCTCAAGCAAATGCTGGACGAGTTCTCGAAGTTCGCGCGGATGCCGGCTCCGCACATGACCATGAACTCGCTGGATGATGTAGTGAAGGAAGTGGTGGCGCTGTATGACAGCGCGCATCGCGAAGTGGAATGCGTGGTGACGCTCGATGCGGATCTGCCTCCGTTCAATTTCGACCGGGAACAGGTCAAGCGTGTCCTGGTCAATCTGTGCGATAACGGGATCCACGCGATGAACCACAAGGGACATCTGTGGATCACGACCCGGTACGACACGAAACAGCGTCGCGCAGTCGTCACGGTGGCGGATGAAGGGACGGGTATTGCGCCGGAGGATCAAGAGAAATTGTTCGTGCCCTATTTTTCACGGAAGAAAACGGGTACCGGGCTGGGGCTGGCGATCGTGCGGCGGATTGTGACCGATCACGACGGCCAGATTCACGCCGGAAACCATCAGCCCAAAGGGGCCTTGTTCACGTTCGAGTTGCCGGTGTGA
- a CDS encoding acyl-CoA desaturase, whose translation MSSDLQPLTLPENGELSKTSDQPREQPASDGPWITIIRWFDSWAGIEKMQTDTAPPTVDWLRAIPLIIVHLLCLGVFIVGWSWVAVGVAAGFYFIRMFAITGWYHRYFSHRTFKTSRACQFAFALLGASCAQRGPLWWGGHHRHHHIYSDKPEDTHSVRQGGFLWAHIGWISSKKFFPPRLKSIGDFAKFPELVFLDRFDTLVPTICGFGMFGLGKLLEAYAPSLGTNGPQMLIWGFFVSTVALLHGTCTINSLSHVYGSQRYKTGDDSKNNFILAMITLGEGWHNNHHYYAASTRQGFYWWEIDITYYMLRGLQALGLIWDIREVPAHVREGKNKLA comes from the coding sequence ATGAGTAGTGATCTGCAACCACTCACCTTACCCGAAAATGGTGAGCTCTCTAAAACCAGTGACCAACCACGTGAACAACCCGCGAGCGATGGACCGTGGATCACCATCATACGCTGGTTTGACTCATGGGCGGGCATTGAAAAAATGCAAACGGATACCGCCCCGCCTACCGTCGACTGGCTGCGGGCCATCCCGCTCATCATCGTGCACCTGCTCTGCCTGGGCGTGTTCATCGTTGGATGGAGTTGGGTCGCCGTAGGGGTCGCAGCGGGGTTCTACTTTATACGCATGTTCGCCATCACGGGATGGTACCATCGCTATTTTTCGCACCGCACCTTCAAGACCTCCCGGGCCTGTCAGTTCGCCTTTGCCCTGCTCGGGGCGTCCTGCGCGCAACGCGGCCCACTTTGGTGGGGCGGACACCATCGACACCACCACATTTACTCCGACAAGCCGGAAGACACGCATTCGGTGCGCCAGGGCGGATTCCTCTGGGCCCACATCGGCTGGATCAGTTCCAAGAAGTTTTTCCCGCCGCGTCTGAAGAGCATCGGCGATTTCGCCAAGTTTCCGGAACTGGTCTTCCTGGATCGATTCGATACCCTCGTCCCGACCATCTGCGGCTTCGGGATGTTCGGCCTAGGCAAGCTCCTGGAAGCCTATGCCCCGAGCCTCGGCACGAATGGCCCGCAAATGCTCATTTGGGGCTTCTTCGTGTCCACCGTCGCGCTGCTCCACGGCACCTGCACGATCAACTCGCTGTCCCACGTGTATGGTTCCCAGCGCTACAAGACGGGGGATGACAGCAAGAACAATTTCATCCTCGCCATGATTACCCTCGGCGAAGGCTGGCACAATAACCACCACTACTATGCCGCCTCAACCCGCCAAGGATTCTATTGGTGGGAAATCGACATCACCTACTACATGCTGAGGGGCCTGCAAGCGCTGGGACTGATCTGGGATATTCGGGAAGTGCCCGCACACGTGCGGGAAGGTAAGAATAAACTCGCCTGA